GTCAGGTAAAATATGTCCATCAGCGTTACCGCCTTCACGTTCTTGTCAGAGAAAAAGACTGGACAATTATGCACTTTCACTACGATTAAGCCTCAGCGAGCCACGTTTATGTTTGAGATAAAAACCGATGACGCACTTTTCCGATTTTCCTTTGTTGAAAGGGTTGAAGAGCCGGAAGACAGGCGTCAGGATTTGATTATATGCTGGTTGGAAGTACAAGGTTCGGGCGTAAACCTGGGGTGCGAATGTGAATTTAGCCTTTTTGATCTTGAGGAGCTCCGGGACAAGCTGACCCAATTCTGGCACTGCTTATCTGATCATCGGGCTCCAGCGCCTGTAGTCTATGCACCTCGCGTTAATACCTTTCAATTCGATATTCATCATGCAATAGACGCTTACGCTATTGGGTTCAATTTCAAAATCACGCCGAATAGGCTAACTCTTTGGACGCTGGAAGGTGGCATGCTCATTGATCAAAGCTACTTTCCTGAACTTATACATGGCATAAACTCAATTCTTACTAACTGAGATCAAGGCCCTTTAACTGACCTACCTGGCTTTACGGGATCGGTCCACATAACGCGATATCCTCCTTGCAACTACTTATGGCTGTTGCACGGATGATTGATTTATAAGCCATTTTTCTAAGTGACTGACAAAAAAAACCCCCTCATCATGAGGGGGAAGACAGGGATGGTGTCTATGGCAAGGAAAACAGGGTTGTTACTGGTTACTACTTACTACCGGTACTGCTACTCGATAACGTTAGCGGCGATTCCTGCTGCATTTTTGCAACGTCGCGCAGCTGGTTAATTCGCTGTTGGTGCTTGTCGTGTAAAACCGCCTGTTGCTCGGGCGTGAGCAGGTGATACATCTGGTTGCGAACCCGGGCCATTTCGACCTGGCGGGCAACCTGCTCCTGCGCCATTTTTTCTGCCTGAGCGCGTACGGCGCTTTCATTAAATTTTTCTGCGGTCACGAGGCCGTGCATCGTCTCGATTTCGCTAACATTAACAGGTGGCAACTTGTGCCTCGCCTGCTGCATCAAATCACGCAGTTGCTGGCGCTGTTGTTCAGTTAAACTAATACCGTCAAACATATGGCTCTGGGTGCTACGCGGTGCCAGCTCTTCAGAGCCGTGCCAGCTCTCGCCTGTTACACCTTCAGCTGCGTGGCCAACGGTATTTAACGTCAGCGTTGAGGCCATGACGGCAGCGGTAACAATGCGCATCACTTGCTCCCAAAATCGTTTGTGTCGCCAATCAACTGAACTCAGTCTACGATTCAGGCTGCAAACTAGCGTCAGGGGGTGTAAAACAACGTAAAGTCATGGATTAGCGAGCCTTGATGACGTAATTTCTGCCTCGGAGGTATTTAAATAATGAATAAAATTTTGTTAGTTGACGATGACCGAGAGCTTACTTCCCTTTTAAAGGAGCTGCTCGACATGGAAGGCTTCAATGTGCAGGTTGCCCATGACGGGGAGCAGGCGCTCGACCTCCTGGACGACAGCATCGATCTGCTTTTGCTCGACGTAATGATGCCAAAGAAGAATGGTATCGACACCCTTAAAGAGCTACGCCAGACACACCAGACACCCGTCATTATGCTGACGGCACGCGGTAGCGAGCTGGATCGCGTTCTCGGCCTTGAGCTGGGCGCGGACGACTATCTGCCTAAACCCTTTAACGATCGCGAACTGGTAGCCCGTATTCGCGCCATTCTGCGCCGTTCACACTGGAGTGAGCAGCAGCAGAACAGCGATAACGGTTCACCGACCCTGGAAGTGGACGCCCTGAGCCTGAATCCAGGCCGTCAGGAGGCCAGTTTTGATGGCCAGTCGCTGGAGCTGACCGGTACCGAGTTCACCCTGCTCTACCTGCTGGCGCAGCATCTTGGCCAGGTGGTCTCCAGGGAGCATCTTAGCCAGGAGGTTTTGGGTAAACGCCTGACGCCGTTCGATCGCGCGATCGATATGCATATCTCTAACCTGCGCCGTAAGCTGCCGGAGCGTAAAGATGGTCATCCATGGTTTAAAACGCTGCGCGGACGCGGCTATCTGATGGTTGCGGCTTCATGATAGGAAGTTTGACGGCACGCATCTTTGCCATTTTTTGGCTAACGCTGGCACTGGTGCTGATGCTGGTCTTAATGGTGCCTAAGCTGGATTCCCGGCAAATGACGGAGCTGCTGGATAGCGAGCAGCGCCAGGGCATTATGATTGAGCAGCACGTTGAGGCGGAGCTGGCCCTCGATCCACCGAACGATTTGATGTGGTGGCGGCGGCTGTTTCGCGCAATTGATAAGTGGGCCCCGCCGGGGCAGCGCCTGCTGTTGGTAACCAGTGAAGGCCGGGTGATCGGCGCTGAACGTAGCGAAATGCAGATCATTCGTAACTTTATTGGCCAGGCGGATAACTCCGATCATCCGCAGAAGAAAAAATATGGACGGGTAGAGCTGGTAGGGCCGTTTTCCATCCGCGACGGGGAAGATAACTACCAGCTCTACCTCATCCGTCCGGCGAGCAACTCCCAGTCCGATTTTATCAACCTGCTGTTTGACCGACCGCTCCTGCTGCTGATTGTGACGATGTTGATCAGCTCTCCGCTGCTGCTCTGGCTGGCGTGGAGCCTGGCCAAACCGGCGCGTAAGCTGAAAAACGCGGCGGACGAGGTGGCTCAGGGCAACCTGCGCCAGCATCCCGAGCTGGAAGCCGGGCCGCAGGAGTTTCTTGCTGCCGGAGCCAGCTTTAACCAGATGGTCACTGCGCTTGAACGCATGATGACCACTCAGCAGCGCCTGCTCTCTGACATCTCTCACGAGCTGCGCACCCCGCTTACGCGTTTACAGCTGGGCACCGCCTTGCTGCGCCGCCGCAGCGGTGAGAGCAAG
Above is a genomic segment from Enterobacter sp. C2 containing:
- the cpxA gene encoding envelope stress sensor histidine kinase CpxA, which translates into the protein MIGSLTARIFAIFWLTLALVLMLVLMVPKLDSRQMTELLDSEQRQGIMIEQHVEAELALDPPNDLMWWRRLFRAIDKWAPPGQRLLLVTSEGRVIGAERSEMQIIRNFIGQADNSDHPQKKKYGRVELVGPFSIRDGEDNYQLYLIRPASNSQSDFINLLFDRPLLLLIVTMLISSPLLLWLAWSLAKPARKLKNAADEVAQGNLRQHPELEAGPQEFLAAGASFNQMVTALERMMTTQQRLLSDISHELRTPLTRLQLGTALLRRRSGESKELARIETEAQRLDSMINDLLVMSRNQQKNALVSETVKANHLWNDVLDNAAFEAEQMGKSLTVNFPPGPWPLYGNPNALESALENIVRNALRYSHTRIEVSFAVDKEGVTVNVDDDGPGVSAEDREQIFRPFYRTDEARDRESGGSGLGLAIVETAIQQHRGWVKADDSPLGGLRLTMWLPLHKRS
- the cpxP gene encoding cell-envelope stress modulator CpxP — encoded protein: MRIVTAAVMASTLTLNTVGHAAEGVTGESWHGSEELAPRSTQSHMFDGISLTEQQRQQLRDLMQQARHKLPPVNVSEIETMHGLVTAEKFNESAVRAQAEKMAQEQVARQVEMARVRNQMYHLLTPEQQAVLHDKHQQRINQLRDVAKMQQESPLTLSSSSTGSK
- the cpxR gene encoding envelope stress response regulator transcription factor CpxR, whose protein sequence is MNKILLVDDDRELTSLLKELLDMEGFNVQVAHDGEQALDLLDDSIDLLLLDVMMPKKNGIDTLKELRQTHQTPVIMLTARGSELDRVLGLELGADDYLPKPFNDRELVARIRAILRRSHWSEQQQNSDNGSPTLEVDALSLNPGRQEASFDGQSLELTGTEFTLLYLLAQHLGQVVSREHLSQEVLGKRLTPFDRAIDMHISNLRRKLPERKDGHPWFKTLRGRGYLMVAAS